The window GAGTTATTTCACTGCCCAGATAATGAATACAGTCAACATAACTGTCACAGACACAGAGGAAGTCATAAACCTCAACcccaattattttaaaaagcttaaCCAACTGTTGGCCCGATTCACAAAGAGGTGTGTAACCTGGAATGGATACtttcacacacatatatatggtTGGGTGTGAAGGGGGGTTACTATTTGATTGGAGCTTTCTTAAAATGACATCCCTTTCCTCACAGGGATATTCAGAACTACTTGATGTGGGGTTTCGCTTCACAGGTGGTGGTGCACTTGAGCAGAGCATACAAGGACACTGCGAAAGCATTCAAAAAGGTACAGCACAAGGTCGTCTATGGAAAACCTGAAATCTCTGGTTTCCTCAAAATAGCGTAATGCACTGAGGGGTTGGTTTATTATATCTAAAAGATgtgttgttttgtatttctctGCAGGCAATGCATGGTGCAACGGCAGAGGAACCTATGTGGCGTCAGTGCGTTGGGTTTGTCAGTAGCGCCATGTACAATGCCGTTGGGCGACTATATGTGCAGGAGGCGTTTTCCGACAACAGCAAAAAGATGGTCAGTGATTTTCTTGGCTGATTCCACTTTGCACAACAAGAGATTGACAATTGACCACATTTTTATTCGCATCTATTCGGGTAAATTGAATGCTTAGCTAAAAGAAGATTGAGTTTTATAGGTCAAAATGTGAACTATCAAACTTGATTAAGGTTTAAAACCATGATTTCAAAGTAACATTCGTGTTTCAAATCTGTTTTGAACCAGGATTAGGAttccaaattgaaattgaaatttagGTTTAGTCCTGTGTTGAACGAGGATTTTAAAAGGGattcaaaataaatagataatgaGTATCTGTATGGATACCCCAAATATATTACAAGCTTATTTTGTTGCAATatattgtagaaataactggaaaaagATGTAGGTATAGGGCCAAAATTCAAACCCGAAACATCAACAAAAACACATGTAAGCAAAGTTATGGCTCGCACAgtatattaaaacatttgagTATTGTTGATGCAGTAAAAGAGCAATGTTCCTCAATTACACTTAACACTAGTGCATTGTGAGTTTCACGTCACCGTGAATCATTTGGGAAATAAATCTCTGTCGACCTTTGTGTGCCGAGGCCGCAGTCTATTTACTAACATATGGTTGTACAGTCGAGGaaatcacacatacacacagtccGAGGTCCACATCCACAACTTGGATACGGTCCACGAGATGACATTGAGATTTACGGTGTCTGTCATTTTTGACAAATGGGCAAGCACACACCCACCAAAAAGCTCAAAACACTATGAAGATTTACAATTTGGCTGCTGTTGGCAGTGTGATGGCACAGACCCCATCCCTACTTCACACTTTCACTCAGTTGTACATTGATCTCTCtcgctgtgttttttttagcgcTAATTGCAACAATTACATTTTCACTACATCTGTCTgccttttattgctttttaatGGCAATTGGCCTGTTTCTGACATTGTTACAATTTTAATTACAAACTTGATGTTGCTTTGCTGCTTGAATTGGGTAATCATGTCTGAAATGCCTGAAACCAGGTTGATTTTTCATTACTTTGTTGCTCAACATCTTGCAAGATGTGACCCTGGTGAGAACATTTACAACCACGCAAAAAAACATTGACCTCTCTTTGGCTCGATTCTTTTGGCCCAAGATGGAAGAGATGATTAAAGAAATCCGGGATGTCTTTATCAGTAACCTTAAGGAACTGACATGGATGGATGCAGTCACTAAAAAAGCAGCGGAGGAAAAGGTAAGgttggaaagatttttttttttttaaacgtcacAGTGACTTAAGAttgatttgaaaaaatgagTTGCCCTCAGGTTCGAGCTATTCGGGAACAAATCGGCTACTCTGACAGCATCATGGATGACCAATACCTCAACAACGAGTACAAAGAAGTGAGTGTCCTTCAATTTGGTCCGATTTCTGTAATGTGGTGGACAATGAGATTATTGTGCCTGTGCATTTATTTCGTGAAACATGGCCATTTCATTATTTGCCGATGATGGTTGCGCTATGGCTTGTGTGTTGGTGTTAGTTAAACTATAGCACAAAGGAGTACTTTGAAAACATCGTACACACAGCAGCCTACAACAACAAGAGAATGTTGCAGAAACTCAGAGTGGAAGTCAACAAAGATGAGTAAGATTGAATTCattcttcattttgatttgacatATGGCATTTTCCCATATTTGCACAAATGAATATTCTGCTACTGTAATTGCAGTAATAAGACAATGTGcagtggagatttttttttttgagagcaTTCAAACGCGAGATTTATTTGGCCTGAGAAAAATAACAAGGAAATCCAATATTTAAAAGTGCTTGTCTTACAAATATATGTTTTGATTTACGATAAAATGTCAAGATTTGGGATCATCCTTTGCTTTTGTTCATTTCCAGGTGGGTGTCAGGGGCAGCAATCATTAACGCCTTCTACTCATCAAAAAACATCATAAGTATTCCACACGTGCTATTTCACTTTCACACATACAGTGGATACAATAAGCCTACACACTCCTGTCCAAAACCaggtttttaaataaatgtgatCAAGATAAATGATTCAgaatcattttcaaatgtttttttcttcttttaatacGTTTCCGTCTCGGGATAATCAGTACCTGCCAAAAATTCCTCCAACTTTtcatcttttcattcattttaaagggACGTTCAATCTTTGATTATGTCACTGTTGCACCATATTTTATCCACTTGATGATGAATGTCTTCACTTTGTCTCATGTTCGGGCCTCGAGAGTCCTTTTCTGCTTTTGGGATGtgacaataaaaatgttaagtAGGATTGGGGTCTGGTTTAATCAGGGGCATCGGTGTGCTGACTCCTATTTATCATGAATTGAATTATGACACATTACTTGGAAGCACAGGTTCACTTATGCAGTCAAACCGTATCTTTATATTCTATTGCTGAAAAGGATTTTCCTCCCATTTGGAGATTTGGagatttttgttttatctgGCCTCATTTTCCATTCACATAAATCTGAGAACAGCGatgtgtagactttttatatTCACTGTATTATGATGTATATTGGCCTTGCTTTGTTTGGGAATTCAAGACTCTCTGTTATTGTCTCTGGTGTCAGTATTCCCTGCCGGCATCCTGCAGCCGCCGTTTTTCAGTAAAGGCCAGCCTGCATCTCTTAACTACGGGGGAATCGGAATGGTCATTGGCCACGAAGTTATGCATGGATTTGACAACATCGGTAAGTTGTTCGTTTACATTTTGGCAGTAAACTTTggtgtttaattaaaaaacagctACAATGGTTACATGACTGTAACACAAAATTAGTGGGAGAGtcacaaaaaatgcatttaaaagtcCATTATGGTCCAAGATTACATTTAGTTTATTAAATTGCAGCTCACATTTTTAATTCCTCTAATTATTCCTACTCAAACGCCAAATAGCCGCCCTACATTTTATGAGCAATGTATCGTAACAACATCGTTGGCATTTTATTGACACTTTCCCCCCTATGTGTCCACTTCACAGTTAGTATCTAATTTGCTACAAACGTAGACCCTCGGGATAGATGAAGTTTATTTCCATTAcaagtgaaattaaaaaaaaactgctagaATGTGACGTTCAGCACATTTATTTGACACCCGCCTTATAAACCTAAATAGTTCTAAAATTCAAGTTTTGATGTAAATTGAAAAGCTAAGCTACTCTAAAACATCATAATTGCAGTAGTTATTtgtcagaaaaaatattttaaaaaggaatttgAGTGTGGTATCTTGTGCTAGGAGACAACACATTCTTTATGCAGTCATGCATACTAGTTAATTGCATTCCTAATCTAAATCTCAGTCCTGCCGTAAACTGAGACTGCCTGCAGTATGATAGTAAATAATGTCATTCCTATTATGAAAATGACAAGAGACCATCCAACATTTTGAAGCATGTCATAGCAGATTTTGGATTACGGTCAGCTCTGGACATTTTCCCATTTATTTTCAACGTGATGTAtatgttcttttcttttaggTCGTAAATACGATAAAAACGGCGACCTGAAGGACTGGTGGACGGAGGACTCTGCCCAAAGGTTCTTGGAACTGTCAGCATGCATCGTCGATCAGTATGCCAACTTCTCTTGGGACCTAGCCAACGGACTTAATGTAAGTCAAGCCTTCCATTCCTCCTTTACTTCAAGCAGACGTTCCCATTTTGAATTTCCCGTTACTCCCCACTTCTCCAGCCTGTCTCCTCACCCCCTCACGACTCTTTTATATTTTTCTGTTGACAGATTGCTCACTCCCCCGCAGCTCTGTTTTATTTTCCCGCggcaatgtttcttttttaaaccattCCTTCTATCCCAAAGAGTGAAAGCTGTTTACAGTGAGTGGCAAAATAAGAAATTCCACTCTTTACACTGCAATCTCTGTCGTCCCTCTTCTAGCTGAAAGGTAATAACACCCTCGGGGAGAACATTGCTGACAATGGAGGAGTACGACACGCCTATCAGGTAATGAGCATTGGCGCAAGGAAAAACTTGATGGTCagaatcgtgaccggacgtttggtcgcccggacgtttggtcgcccggacccaaacgtccggcgaccaaacgtccggcaaccaaacgtccttgtaccaaacgtccttgtaccaaacgtccttgtaccaaacaacacggtctacgcatcaatcaaagccaacaatggccctttgcagtttcactgagcggacgtgtgagtgtataagagtgtgtatgtacatgagttgtccccttaggaagggacgtcagtcagggtcttaacaagttctccaacaaaacacaataaaagtacgggaaatgtggagcttttctttagcctaataattaatagggcattaagtatgactaaataataattcgcagtttgtatttagggaatttaagcaacaattttaaatggtaattagcaataaccttccgggcgaccaaacgaccggcgaccaaacgtccggcgaccaaacgtccggcgaccaaacgtccgagtaccggtcaGAATTGGCActtcaaattgaatattttgtaaaaattgtCTCAAAATAGGCCTTTTGTCCTATTGATACTTTTAAGGATTTGACTTTAAACTTTATACTAAAAAGTTTTTCATCTTATATTTAAGTCTGATAAGATAGAATGATCTAATGTCTTATTTGATATGTGCAGGCCTATAAGAACAATGTAAAGAAACACGGTGAGGAGGCCCAGCTGCCAGGACTTCACCTTAACCACGATCAACTCTTTTTCCTTAATTTTGCTCAGGTAATGGACAATCATTACATGGAAGGATGATcgtgaataaatattttcttgtttctGTGCGTCAGATTTGGTGTGGAACCTATCGACTAGAAGATGCTTTGAGTTCCATCCAATCGGACCGCCACAGTCCAGGAGAGTTCAGGTAATGTTGAAATCTTTCAAATCATGCCATCAAACAGACTAGAAGTTCAAAGGACTGAAAGATTTTGTGTGAAACAGGGTGCTGGGCTCCCTTCAGAACTTCCCCGAGTTTGCTAAAGCCTACagctgcaacagcagcagctaTATGGTCTCAGATAAGGTGTGCCGCGTGTGGTGATCCGCAAAGCTGCGTGGACTGCCTTATCGGCTCTATGACCTCATACAGGAAGTGAAAGCTCCCAATATAAACGGACTTGGGCTGCGCGTACGCTTCCTCGGTGAATAACAGCGTAGACTCTCACGCTCCCCGAAAAGACGGGACATCAGTGTCACCCGTGCTTTTCATCAAGTGAACATCACTCCTGTCATTTCTACAGACAACTTGGAATCCATTttgccttattttatttttttctgtgctgcACAGGGGGTTAATATACTCCAACCCACTGGCTTATAAATACACCAATGgcccactcacactcatagaAGAGGGCTGAACCAATGAGCTATAATGTAGGGGTTTCTTCCAATCTCTTCATCTCATACGCTGCCAGTGTTATTTTCATACTTAAATTTACAATTATAGCAGGAAATATGATTGTTTTTGGCCGATTGGCACAGGAAATACATAACCTCAGATCTACACTTAACAAAATACTATTTTACTGAGCTCTTTATTGCGCTTGTGTAGGTGTCAGACCTTTAATAGCAGTACAGtacggtaaaaaaaatccatccgtTGACTAACACTTCTGCCTTTTAAAGTCCTTCACTAACAATTGAGTCTTTTTCTTTACAATTTCAGACATCCCAATGCCTTAAATGACTTGTGGAGCTTCTGTTTATGGGAGATTTGGGGATAAAGTCGGTTTACTGGATTAGTGTAAAATGTCAGCTCAGAGTCAAAAGTccacaggctttttttttctcgattcCAAAGTTAtgcaccaaatatttttttttatatcggcTGTATAATTTTAGCAGGTCAGGTTTATAACTTTACAATCTAAGATAAGAGTAGGTAggtatttcattcattctttcattttacgaaccacttatcctcaaaagggtcgtggggggtgctggaggctatatGGAGGCATTTTAAATGTGCATTCTGGTTGGTTTGCCTCTCATATTTAAACGTGCCATCAGATTTTTGTCGTTTGACATGCTGAAGATTAACAGAAGTCTATTTGGAATTGGGGACATGCCCTGAAAATTCAATTAGGAATGAGAATAGTTTTGAAATCTGGTTAGTGAGTAGTGGGTTGACTTCTAGGCATACTGTTGCTATTGGCGCTAgaacatattttattacagTGGAAGCACGTCCCGGGTAAATTGCATATTCAAACACTTtgcaattgaaaaaaacacaatgatgAGAAGAGACGCACCTTTTAGCTGCTCCCAGAGCTCTTGGCTCTTTCGAAGCATTCATCCAGGTGAGAGTGGCGTATGATGTTAATgtttgggtacacggtcgattggtcgccgatcttttggtcaccggtcttttggtcgctcggaaggtaagtgataattatcatttaaatcgttgctcaaattccctaaatacaaactgcgaattactatttagtcatacttaatgccctagtaattattaggctaaagaaaagctccaaatttcccggacttttattgttttttgttggagaacttgttaagaccctgactgactgacgtagcttcttaaagggacaacgcatgtacatacaaactcttatacactcaaacgtcggctcagtgaaactgctcatggctagtgttggcttttattgatgcgtagaccgtgttgttttaccttgcttTGTCgctagtcttttggtcgtcggtcttttggtcgccggtcttttggtcgccggtcgtcgcggtcggggcgaccaaaagaccgcgaccaaaagaccgcgaccaaaagaccagcgaccaaaagaccagcgaccaaaagaccggcgaccaatcgaccgcacacgaatgtTTGCCTGCTAGACGAAGTGTGTGTGGGTACTTCCATTGTAAGACTGATTTATGGATTATAATAAAAGAACCCACCAACACATCTGACCGGCTAATGTTAGTAATACAAAAATCTACCAGGTGAATACTTTTGAAAAGCCCAAggcctataaataaataaataaaaatcatgccCACCGAATTGTATCTATTATTGGAAGTCTGCTAACCTTTGCATCATTTTGCCTTCCTATTGCGGTAATAtgcattcaggttttttttctcttgcaaaGTGTTTGCAACATGCAAACCATTTGATAGTTATAGAAGTGTTTTCTCTCACTGGCCACTACAATATATACATGGATTTATTACAAGCTGCATTCTAATCTATAACTTTTGCATagtgtgatgaaaaaaaacacattacaaaGACACGTGTTAAAGGGAATCAAACATTACTAGAAAAAGTTTTATACAATTCTACATGTTCTAGGGGAGAAGGCATCCTAATCCTAAATTTAATAGATTTTCTCTTTGAATCGGTTTCTGTCGGCATCTGAACAATCAGCATGTCATTGCAAAGGTCTTTAAGGACTTTTCTTATTCAATTGTAACTGCAGGTTGCACTCAAATGTCCTTTGCCTTAGAAATCTTCtacgatatttttttttcttttcaaattttcCGTTCGTACCAATCATTCAACTCAGGCTTTCTTTTTCCTCATCATCTTGTCACTTGTAGAAACACTGATATACCTCAGTTGCCTGCACTTCAGGATTTTATATGACTATAATAATCATCTTGAAAAGTGTTTTATtcccctttcaaaataaaatatttgaatgacTGTGAGCGAGTGCAATTAGTACTGTTTTGCgcaatatgtgtgggtgtgcggACATCCGAACTTGGCTTGGTTTTACCAGAAAATCATTCCCAAGACATGATGAATATTCTTCTACTCTCAACTTCATCCAGCAGGTGTTTTCATTTTGCCTCTAAAAATCcaaaatccatccatccatcaatgtGGAATGTAGTTGAATCATCCCATGTGCTATTTACTTCCTCTTGAGCTCCAAATGACTAGCAATACTTAAAAATGAGGACGTTTGATTCACGGTGTACGTTAGAATCTAATTCATGAGACAGAATTGCACACAATTAGTTTGAATACACATAGAATACTCAGCATAAAGTCCAAAACACTTTCATCTGTTCCATTCTCTCTTAATTTGTCGAGACATTGACATCCCTTGTGAGGGTTCACCATACCCACACAATCAGGTTCACATTTGACACACAGGATTTATAACATTACCACACATCAGCATATCCCTGTAAAACTACTCACTTGAGTATGTGACCCCAACTGTGCCTGTGGAGGAGTGTATGTTAGTGCGTGGGGCACTGAGTGGTTTGATGGGCAAACGGCGCTCAATTATCGTCATTcatcatgcacacacaaaaggaTGATAAAAATACACTTGAGCACtgcaatgaaaccaaacggatgAATATTTGATCGAACCATGGAGAGCTCTCGCTAGCAGAGAATCATGACAACTACTAAATGTGgtttttcttaaatatattCAATCATTTCTGAGCCATCTAAGGGTATCGGGCAGGGGGCTCAGAAATCAGaagccagccaatcaaagggcacaaggagacggatgaccaatcatagctagaggcaatttagaatggTCAACCACTCCTGTTACGACGCcagtttttaaaagtaaaattgtGTGTTTGAGACAGAAATATAAACTAGCGAAAAAGTTTTGAACGATGTGCCtggataaaaagaaaagaaaaacaataaatgacagctttgttattatattttttagtgCTTTAAGCAGATTAATGTTGCACGGAAAAGCATGTctagttttatttattcatcactcattattttaaaaatacactgtATTACAAAAGAAAGAGGAAACAACTAAATAAAGAAACAATTGCATGAATCTTTGGTGGATAGAGCAAAAGGGGAATGATAATAACACAAGATAATAATCACGATGTTAAGGACATATTTGGAAGATGATAGAGGctatatcaataattgtattcacaagattaaaatgggACATTTTTCAGTGCATTTTAGAttaatgtagaaaaaaagaatgttcatacacatgcttttatttttctcttgtaAATCAGCATGAAATGTGAAAATTTACTGTTAAAGTATAAACAAAACCTAGCCACGCTggggataaaaagaaaaagaaaaacaataaatgacGGCTGTGTTATCATATTTTTTAGTGCTCTAAGCAGATTAATGTTGCACGGAAAAGCATGTctagttttatttattcatcattcattatttaaaaaatacactatTACAAAAGACAGAGCAAACAATTCCTGAACTGCAAAAACTTGTATTTCAAAGCCTACTTTTTCAAGACAGCATGAGGTCAGAATCACCCAAGACATATCGCAGTATATTTGTGGTATTTTCTTtatatgcttttttattttttactgagaATTTAACCAGCCAAGTTTCCATGAAGCAATCAAGTT of the Stigmatopora argus isolate UIUO_Sarg chromosome 10, RoL_Sarg_1.0, whole genome shotgun sequence genome contains:
- the LOC144083108 gene encoding neprilysin-like, with protein sequence MPVYSIVAKFTDASGDSLQLSAESEELTMTENNVPKTAKKRRWTSREVGLIAVVALLLIIVVALIIVFATQQTAEICTTADCTRSAARLIENMDSSVDPCDNFYQYACGGWIKKNIIPETSSRYSTFVVLRDELTVVLKGVLEKNVEDEAEALRKAKNLYRSCCNESLTEEKGGGPLLMSLPDLLEWPIAVDNWDANYGKIWRVEDVLAKLTVKYQNPLIVSMYVDIDERDSKAHIIHFEQQHTLDLWSKSHYACNGSYEEACRLYKQFAIDLVKLIRTDRGLSFNETIVEEEVTRIMELERGIAEANDPPSVSSDRELRYNKMELCDLNTNFTFEVETMPFNWSYFTAQIMNTVNITVTDTEEVINLNPNYFKKLNQLLARFTKRDIQNYLMWGFASQVVVHLSRAYKDTAKAFKKAMHGATAEEPMWRQCVGFVSSAMYNAVGRLYVQEAFSDNSKKMMEEMIKEIRDVFISNLKELTWMDAVTKKAAEEKVRAIREQIGYSDSIMDDQYLNNEYKELNYSTKEYFENIVHTAAYNNKRMLQKLRVEVNKDEWVSGAAIINAFYSSKNIIIFPAGILQPPFFSKGQPASLNYGGIGMVIGHEVMHGFDNIGRKYDKNGDLKDWWTEDSAQRFLELSACIVDQYANFSWDLANGLNLKGNNTLGENIADNGGVRHAYQAYKNNVKKHGEEAQLPGLHLNHDQLFFLNFAQIWCGTYRLEDALSSIQSDRHSPGEFRVLGSLQNFPEFAKAYSCNSSSYMVSDKVCRVW